One Struthio camelus isolate bStrCam1 chromosome 10, bStrCam1.hap1, whole genome shotgun sequence genomic region harbors:
- the LOC138068485 gene encoding uncharacterized protein isoform X3, with amino-acid sequence MGSALEDISRSTRAFLGAACKVALHQCAPFLGSKRVQQRIAAGAGLSVAELQDKVCGHLAQDCPALLETLCSTARSCCMGSYQAPQAEAITVLGILLDMAPAERLQRWDLAFLWGAFANLVKSL; translated from the exons ATGGGCTCGGCCTTGGAAGACATCTCCAGGTCCACCCGGGCGTTCCTGGGGGCG GCGTGCAAGGTCGCTCTGCACCAGTGTGCCCCGTTTCTGGGGTCAAAGAGGGTGCAGCAACGCATCGCTGCAGGTGCCGGGCTGAGCGTGGCTGAGCTGCAGGACAAGGTCTGCGGTCACCTG GCCCAagactgccccgcgctgctggagacgctctgcagcacagcccggagctgctgcatggggagCTACCAGGCACCGCAGGCGGAAGCCATCACCGTCCTGG GCATCCTCCTGGACATGGCGCCAGCTGAGCGGCTCCAGCGGTGGGACCTGGCGTTCTTGTGGGGAG CCTTTGCCAACCTGGTGAAATCGCTGTGA
- the LOC138068485 gene encoding protein maestro-like isoform X2 yields the protein MGSALEDISRSTRAFLGAEEEVLRFSAFALYGTLASSALGRRSFFSREVEEAFPSLVLHLRGPAPAVSSACKVALHQCAPFLGSKRVQQRIAAGAGLSVAELQDKVCGHLAQDCPALLETLCSTARSCCMGSYQAPQAEAITVLAFANLVKSL from the exons ATGGGCTCGGCCTTGGAAGACATCTCCAGGTCCACCCGGGCGTTCCTGGGGGCG gaggaagaggtccTGCGCTTCTCAGCCTTTGCCCTCTACGGCACCCTGGCCTCGTCTGCCTTGGGGAGGAGGtcctttttcagcagagaagtggagGAGGCATTTCCCAGCCTCGTGCTGCACCTccggggcccagccccagccgtcTCCAGT GCGTGCAAGGTCGCTCTGCACCAGTGTGCCCCGTTTCTGGGGTCAAAGAGGGTGCAGCAACGCATCGCTGCAGGTGCCGGGCTGAGCGTGGCTGAGCTGCAGGACAAGGTCTGCGGTCACCTG GCCCAagactgccccgcgctgctggagacgctctgcagcacagcccggagctgctgcatggggagCTACCAGGCACCGCAGGCGGAAGCCATCACCGTCCTGG CCTTTGCCAACCTGGTGAAATCGCTGTGA
- the LOC138068485 gene encoding maestro heat-like repeat-containing protein family member 2A isoform X1 translates to MGSALEDISRSTRAFLGAEEEVLRFSAFALYGTLASSALGRRSFFSREVEEAFPSLVLHLRGPAPAVSSACKVALHQCAPFLGSKRVQQRIAAGAGLSVAELQDKVCGHLAQDCPALLETLCSTARSCCMGSYQAPQAEAITVLGILLDMAPAERLQRWDLAFLWGAFANLVKSL, encoded by the exons ATGGGCTCGGCCTTGGAAGACATCTCCAGGTCCACCCGGGCGTTCCTGGGGGCG gaggaagaggtccTGCGCTTCTCAGCCTTTGCCCTCTACGGCACCCTGGCCTCGTCTGCCTTGGGGAGGAGGtcctttttcagcagagaagtggagGAGGCATTTCCCAGCCTCGTGCTGCACCTccggggcccagccccagccgtcTCCAGT GCGTGCAAGGTCGCTCTGCACCAGTGTGCCCCGTTTCTGGGGTCAAAGAGGGTGCAGCAACGCATCGCTGCAGGTGCCGGGCTGAGCGTGGCTGAGCTGCAGGACAAGGTCTGCGGTCACCTG GCCCAagactgccccgcgctgctggagacgctctgcagcacagcccggagctgctgcatggggagCTACCAGGCACCGCAGGCGGAAGCCATCACCGTCCTGG GCATCCTCCTGGACATGGCGCCAGCTGAGCGGCTCCAGCGGTGGGACCTGGCGTTCTTGTGGGGAG CCTTTGCCAACCTGGTGAAATCGCTGTGA